From a region of the uncultured Desulfatiglans sp. genome:
- a CDS encoding conserved membrane hypothetical protein (Evidence 4 : Unknown function but conserved in other organisms), whose amino-acid sequence MNGDLGLGIIVSMKDAFSXNAGRVQSSMQSLDATVAASSERMTRNLDRIQKGTMMIGAGLALMAVPVGLVASTAATQKALGEMASLGIKDLRALEDASESFTNTWAGYSKAEFIGAAYDVKSALSSLSDEAVGTFSAMAALTAKATKASIQEMVGTFTTGYGIFKPIMADMTDMEWAKAFSGAMAQTVASFKTTGAQMAEAVKNIGAVAAASNIPLQEQLAILGQLQTTMPGSEAGTLYKAFIMKAAEAGEQLGLSFVDSTGRLKGVIPILQEIKSRFPDLTQAAAQVQIKKAFGSDEAVKFLLQMSQGMESLEGNIRTIEQAMKSGTAVTEEMARAMNMDIGSQFQLLRQQVGNLAEILGRTLLPVVTPIIQGISKAVLFFQKLARSMPGLTRVLLTLSMALGAVLVVVGGVIAAAGTIGLMLPAIKAGLAAMGAAIAGVGSAFAAYFLPVIAIIGGVVLAVYLLKRAWETNFAGIRDTILGAWEKVQLVFQGIRALVTSFSGGAGTMSADLAXKLEQAGLMGLVVTVFRIYYRVRQFLTGLWQAFSDAFGKIRAILEPAVRALMQAYGTLYKAIFSVLEIFGLAASSADASSYRSLGETLGTVLGVIAKVGAYLLKFVIYNLAAVITVVAWVVRAVVWLGKTIVTAFIEAGKFIYKFFLPVRLLVEALRMAARVVYAVWQVLTGDLSVLDGLKAVGGAVFDFLATPFRWARDVIVGVWDFIKGLFSAVGSFFVSAASALAAAFMDLPLVKTLAEIFGAVRGFLSGDTTFFEAGKAILVAVGKGIWSAVTYPFEMLKKALGWLRRLLPFSDAQTGLLPFSDAQTGPLSDLTGSGAAILKTLAKGMLGVLSLPSKVLGLALQGVLDAVRWVGNGLKSLGSGILSAITWPFRTGAEATSAVWRSVSTAASSAWNGLITLGRGAAGVLSAPFGWMQSAAGTAWNGIVSAAIGFWGSIGRIGRTAWSLVSTPFSWIAGTAGAAWDRVQTSAGAAWDGIANLLQGGWNRIGSLFQSSWSLLSAPFDWIAGSAASAWSRITGTASTAWDSLKTMAQSAWEWIKAPFEGLASVASSAWEQVKTAASNAFGSLASSVSALAGSAFESGRAFMTAVGDGIKSAVSAPYQAAKSALSFVRNLLPFSDAKEGPLADLTRSGAALIQTLAGGITKAASAPAEAMTRAFGFMTGLTGKIAAPAMLAGTLALTPVMAGETPPVASDMESTISTAQMQQPAASLPSGQARLLGETKGALGTESRMPAAPPGETLGPALDSLLAKLDQLGERPIEVSVTTILDGRQVARSVYRDLRERKIKNYETL is encoded by the coding sequence ATGAACGGAGATCTCGGACTCGGCATCATCGTTTCGATGAAGGACGCGTTCTCGCANAACGCGGGCCGGGTCCAGTCGTCCATGCAGTCGCTGGACGCGACGGTGGCCGCCTCCAGCGAGCGCATGACGCGCAATCTCGACCGCATCCAGAAGGGCACGATGATGATCGGCGCGGGGCTGGCGCTCATGGCCGTGCCTGTCGGACTCGTGGCCTCCACCGCCGCGACCCAGAAGGCCCTGGGCGAAATGGCGTCGCTCGGAATCAAGGACCTTCGCGCNCTCGAGGACGCCTCCGAGAGCTTCACCAACACCTGGGCCGGTTACAGCAAGGCCGAGTTCATCGGCGCGGCCTATGACGTCAAGTCGGCGTTGTCGAGCCTCTCCGACGAAGCCGTGGGCACCTTCTCCGCCATGGCCGCGCTTACCGCCAAGGCCACCAAGGCCAGCATCCAGGAGATGGTCGGCACCTTCACCACCGGATACGGCATCTTCAAGCCGATCATGGCGGATATGACCGACATGGAATGGGCCAAGGCTTTCTCCGGGGCCATGGCTCAGACCGTAGCGTCCTTCAAGACCACCGGGGCGCAGATGGCGGAAGCCGTCAAGAACATCGGCGCGGTCGCCGCCGCTTCCAACATCCCGCTTCAGGAGCAACTGGCTATTCTCGGGCAATTGCAGACCACCATGCCCGGTTCGGAAGCCGGAACACTTTACAAGGCGTTCATCATGAAGGCGGCCGAGGCCGGTGAGCAGTTGGGATTGTCCTTCGTGGATTCCACAGGAAGGCTCAAAGGGGTCATCCCCATTCTCCAGGAGATCAAGTCGCGCTTTCCGGACCTTACCCAGGCTGCCGCGCAGGTCCAGATCAAGAAGGCCTTCGGCTCCGATGAGGCGGTGAAGTTTCTGCTCCAAATGTCCCAGGGAATGGAATCTCTGGAGGGCAACATCCGCACCATCGAGCAGGCGATGAAAAGCGGCACCGCCGTCACCGAGGAAATGGCGCGGGCCATGAACATGGACATCGGGAGTCAGTTTCAGCTTTTGCGCCAGCAGGTCGGAAACCTCGCTGAAATTCTCGGTCGCACGCTTCTGCCGGTGGTCACCCCGATCATCCAGGGAATATCGAAGGCCGTCCTGTTTTTTCAGAAGCTCGCACGTTCGATGCCGGGCTTGACCAGGGTCCTTCTGACCTTGTCCATGGCCCTGGGTGCCGTGCTGGTCGTCGTCGGNGGAGTGATCGCCGCGGCCGGGACCATCGGTTTGATGCTTCCCGCCATCAAGGCGGGGCTTGCCGCCATGGGCGCGGCAATCGCCGGTGTAGGTAGCGCGTTCGCCGCATATTTCCTTCCGGTGATAGCGATCATCGGCGGTGTGGTACTCGCCGTCTATCTCCTCAAACGAGCCTGGGAGACCAACTTCGCCGGCATCAGGGACACCATCCTCGGCGCGTGGGAAAAAGTGCAACTCGTATTCCAGGGAATCCGGGCGCTCGTTACATCGTTTTCCGGCGGAGCCGGGACCATGTCGGCCGACCTGGCCCNGAAGCTCGAACAGGCCGGACTGATGGGACTGGTGGTCACGGTTTTTCGCATCTACTACCGGGTGCGCCAGTTTTTGACCGGCTTGTGGCAGGCATTCTCCGATGCGTTCGGAAAGATCAGAGCGATTCTCGAACCCGCGGTTCGGGCGCTCATGCAGGCTTACGGCACGCTGTATAAGGCGATCTTCTCGGTCCTTGAAATCTTCGGNTTGGCGGCATCTTCCGCCGACGCCTCCTCCTACCGGAGTCTCGGAGAGACCCTCGGCACGGTTCTCGGTGTGATCGCCAAGGTCGGCGCGTATCTCCTCAAATTCGTCATCTACAACCTGGCGGCCGTCATCACGGTGGTGGCTTGGGTGGTGCGCGCGGTCGTCTGGCTCGGCAAGACCATCGTCACCGCNTTCATCGAGGCGGGGAAGTTCATCTACAAGTTCTTTCTGCCGGTCCGGCTTTTGGTCGAGGCGCTCCGCATGGCGGCCCGGGTCGTCTATGCAGTCTGGCAAGTCCTCACCGGTGACCTCTCCGTGCTCGACGGGCTCAAAGCCGTCGGCGGCGCGGTCTTCGATTTTCTGGCCACGCCGTTCCGCTGGGCCCGGGACGTGATCGTCGGTGTCTGGGATTTCATCAAGGGACTCTTCTCCGCCGTCGGAAGTTTCTTCGTTTCCGCGGCATCGGCTTTGGCGGCCGCTTTTATGGACCTACCGCTGGTCAAGACGTTGGCCGAGATCTTCGGCGCGGTCCGGGGATTTCTTTCCGGCGACACGACTTTCTTCGAGGCGGGCAAGGCGATTCTCGTGGCCGTCGGCAAAGGCATCTGGTCGGCGGTCACCTATCCGTTCGAAATGCTCAAGAAGGCTCTCGGTTGGCTCCGCAGACTGCTGCCTTTTTCAGACGCGCAGACCGGACTGCTGCCTTTTTCAGACGCGCAGACCGGTCCCTTGTCGGACCTCACGGGCTCCGGAGCGGCCATCCTTAAGACACTGGCCAAGGGAATGCTCGGAGTCCTCTCCCTGCCGAGCAAGGTGCTGGGTCTGGCGCTGCAAGGGGTGCTGGACGCGGTCCGCTGGGTAGGCAACGGCTTGAAAAGCCTGGGAAGCGGCATTCTCTCCGCGATCACCTGGCCGTTCAGGACGGGGGCGGAAGCCACATCCGCCGTCTGGCGTAGTGTCAGTACTGCGGCATCGAGCGCTTGGAACGGGCTCATAACGCTCGGGCGTGGAGCTGCGGGCGTATTGTCCGCGCCCTTCGGTTGGATGCAGTCCGCAGCAGGGACCGCATGGAACGGCATCGTGAGCGCCGCAATCGGATTCTGGGGGAGCATCGGGCGCATCGGGCGCACGGCTTGGTCGCTCGTCAGCACGCCCTTTTCGTGGATCGCAGGTACCGCGGGAGCGGCCTGGGACCGGGTTCAAACCTCNGCCGGCGCGGCCTGGGATGGAATCGCCAACCTTCTGCAGGGTGGATGGAACCGGATCGGTTCACTGTTTCAGTCGTCCTGGTCGCTGCTTTCCGCGCCCTTCGACTGGATCGCCGGAAGTGCTGCCTCCGCCTGGAGCCGGATCACCGGCACGGCGTCGACGGCATGGGACAGCCTCAAGACCATGGCGCAGAGCGCTTGGGAGTGGATCAAGGCCCCTTTCGAGGGGCTGGCATCGGTCGCATCGTCCGCATGGGAACAAGTTAAGACCGCCGCATCGAACGCCTTCGGCTCATTGGCATCCAGCGTATCCGCACTGGCGGGCTCGGCGTTCGAGAGCGGCAGGGCGTTCATGACCGCAGTGGGTGACGGCATCAAGTCAGCCGTGAGCGCGCCGTATCAGGCGGCGAAGTCGGCCCTTTCGTTCGTGCGGAATCTGCTGCCCTTTTCCGATGCCAAGGAAGGCCCGCTCGCTGACTTGACCCGAAGCGGCGCTGCGCTGATTCAAACCCTGGCCGGAGGCATCACCAAGGCGGCGTCCGCGCCCGCCGAGGCCATGACCCGCGCATTCGGGTTCATGACCGGGCTGACCGGAAAGATCGCCGCTCCGGCAATGTTGGCGGGAACTCTGGCGCTCACCCCGGTCATGGCAGGAGAGACTCCACCGGTCGCCTCCGATATGGAAAGCACCATATCGACCGCGCAGATGCAGCAACCGGCCGCTTCTCTTCCCAGCGGCCAAGCCCGTCTTCTCGGCGAAACCAAAGGAGCACTCGGTACGGAGTCCAGGATGCCGGCCGCACCTCCGGGAGAGACGCTTGGTCCGGCGCTCGATTCCTTGCTGGCGAAATTGGATCAGCTCGGCGAGCGGCCCATCGAGGTGTCGGTGACCACGATTCTCGACGGACGGCAGGTGGCCCGTTCCGTGTACCGGGACCTGCGCGAGCGCAAGATCAAAAACTACGAGACGCTGTGA